One segment of Nostoc flagelliforme CCNUN1 DNA contains the following:
- a CDS encoding AAA-like domain-containing protein produces MMKYQVGGSLPVGAPSYVVRQADTDLSEALKGSEFCYVLNSRQMGKSSLQVQTMHKLQTEGIACALIMLTEIGSKHVTPDQWYAGVARILVRSFRLSGRFDLRSWWCDRDHLSPVQRLSEFIKEVLLVEVSQQNIVIFIDEIDSVLSLNFSTDDFFALIRNCYNQRADQPDYRRITFTLLGVATPSDLIRDSNRTPFNIARAIELNGFQLNEAKPLAQGLEGKVSNPQGLLQEILNWTGGQPFLTHKLCQLISDGMNVAQVGDLVRSRIIENWESQDEQEHLQTIRDRILRNEHRAGRLLGLYQQILQQTEVAGDDSPTQAELCLSGLVVKQRGKLRVYNRIYESVFDEGWVKAALARLRPYAEAIEAWLDSNCQDESRLLRGQALQEALEWANPRSLSNQDNQFLIASQQAEQREVQVALAAERQAKQILDRAQRRAKQTIKNGIYVLIAIAVAAIFMVTAAIVSVNQAQQKLTQTQTATKLEKVGALALLQFETAPLEALVSAMKSGQDLKNLVTSRPLEEYPAVSPILALQTILDNIRQENQIDTRQDGINSVRFIDTENDMLIATGGEDGTVKLMNSKGQELLKITAHKKRILSIDFNQDASKFATGSEDGTFNLWDISGNQLEKFETQQGSVNNVRFIRNDEIATSGKDGTVRLWDLSTKKEKLKIKAHQPCNGSDTRVPIECDIYQPTIKSLNFSPITNQIATAGDDGLAKLWQLDGSPVATFPGHKGRVNSIAFSPDGENIATSGDDGTIKLWNSSGQKLREFTANSEGVETVRFHLTNGNILAAANKNGTVNLWNTQGKLLAEFKGHQGSVVSIRFSPKGRFNILATAGRDDATVRLWNLDEKPLLKFEGHKGKVKSVRFNQDGTRIVTASDDGTVWLWDAKERKQLIKIQDGQGKVQSVRFSPTDDNLIATAGDDEFIRLWKLNKKPPEATEFNSHQGSIATVNFSNDGTMLFNQKVSRS; encoded by the coding sequence ATGATGAAATATCAAGTTGGCGGGAGTTTGCCAGTTGGTGCCCCTAGTTATGTAGTGCGACAAGCAGATACAGATTTGTCTGAAGCCTTGAAGGGCAGTGAGTTTTGTTATGTGCTGAACTCACGGCAAATGGGTAAGTCTAGCTTGCAGGTACAAACAATGCACAAGCTACAAACAGAAGGGATTGCCTGTGCTTTGATTATGTTGACGGAAATTGGTAGCAAACACGTTACACCAGATCAGTGGTATGCAGGTGTAGCGCGGATTTTAGTGAGAAGTTTTAGGCTTAGTGGTAGGTTTGATTTACGCAGTTGGTGGTGCGATCGCGATCATCTTTCTCCTGTACAGCGATTAAGTGAATTTATCAAAGAAGTTCTGCTAGTTGAAGTCTCTCAACAAAATATCGTCATTTTTATAGATGAAATCGATAGTGTTCTCAGCCTAAATTTTTCCACAGATGACTTTTTTGCTTTAATCCGCAACTGCTATAACCAGCGTGCCGATCAGCCAGATTATAGACGTATCACCTTCACACTGTTGGGGGTAGCGACTCCTTCAGATTTGATTCGAGATAGCAACCGTACACCGTTTAATATTGCTCGAGCAATTGAACTCAACGGTTTTCAATTGAATGAAGCCAAACCATTAGCCCAAGGATTGGAAGGGAAAGTTAGTAATCCCCAAGGGTTGCTGCAAGAAATTTTGAATTGGACTGGTGGGCAACCATTTCTCACCCACAAGCTTTGTCAACTCATTTCAGATGGGATGAATGTGGCACAAGTTGGGGACTTAGTGCGATCGCGAATTATAGAGAATTGGGAATCACAGGATGAACAGGAGCATTTACAGACGATTCGCGATCGCATCTTGAGAAATGAACATAGGGCTGGGCGACTTTTAGGACTATATCAGCAAATCTTGCAGCAGACAGAAGTTGCAGGTGATGATAGCCCTACACAAGCAGAATTATGTCTGTCAGGATTGGTAGTCAAACAACGTGGCAAGTTAAGAGTTTATAACCGCATTTATGAGTCTGTTTTTGACGAAGGTTGGGTTAAGGCGGCACTAGCGAGATTACGACCTTATGCTGAAGCCATAGAGGCATGGTTAGATTCCAATTGTCAGGACGAATCGCGGCTGTTACGCGGACAGGCATTGCAAGAAGCCCTTGAATGGGCAAATCCTAGAAGCTTGAGTAATCAGGACAATCAGTTTTTGATTGCTAGCCAACAAGCCGAACAACGAGAAGTTCAAGTTGCTTTAGCCGCTGAAAGACAGGCCAAGCAGATTTTGGATCGAGCACAAAGGAGAGCCAAGCAGACAATTAAAAACGGAATATATGTGTTGATAGCGATCGCAGTTGCAGCAATATTCATGGTGACAGCAGCGATCGTGTCAGTCAACCAAGCACAACAGAAGCTAACACAAACCCAAACAGCTACGAAATTAGAGAAAGTAGGAGCACTTGCGTTGCTACAGTTTGAGACTGCACCACTAGAAGCCTTAGTTTCGGCAATGAAAAGTGGGCAAGACCTAAAAAACTTAGTTACTAGTCGCCCTTTGGAAGAATATCCAGCCGTCAGTCCCATCTTGGCTTTACAGACAATTCTCGATAATATCCGTCAAGAAAATCAGATAGACACTCGTCAGGATGGTATCAATAGTGTGCGTTTTATTGATACCGAGAATGACATGCTAATAGCTACAGGTGGCGAAGATGGCACTGTCAAGCTAATGAATAGCAAAGGACAAGAGTTGTTAAAAATTACAGCCCATAAAAAGAGAATCTTAAGCATTGATTTTAATCAGGACGCAAGTAAATTTGCTACAGGAAGCGAAGATGGTACTTTCAATTTATGGGACATATCAGGTAATCAGTTAGAAAAATTCGAGACACAACAAGGCAGTGTTAACAATGTCCGATTTATCCGAAATGACGAAATTGCTACATCAGGAAAAGATGGAACAGTAAGACTTTGGGATCTTTCAACAAAAAAAGAAAAGTTAAAAATTAAAGCTCATCAGCCCTGCAATGGAAGTGATACTCGTGTGCCCATCGAATGCGATATTTATCAGCCCACTATTAAAAGTTTGAATTTTAGTCCCATCACAAACCAAATCGCTACAGCTGGAGATGATGGTTTGGCAAAGCTGTGGCAACTAGACGGCAGCCCAGTAGCAACATTCCCAGGTCACAAAGGTAGAGTAAATAGTATCGCCTTTAGCCCTGATGGTGAGAATATCGCCACTTCTGGAGATGATGGCACGATCAAGCTATGGAATTCTTCAGGACAAAAATTGCGAGAATTTACAGCTAATTCTGAAGGTGTTGAAACTGTCCGTTTTCATCTGACGAATGGCAATATTCTGGCAGCAGCTAACAAGAATGGCACAGTAAATCTGTGGAATACCCAAGGAAAGCTGTTAGCAGAATTTAAAGGACATCAGGGCAGCGTCGTGAGTATTCGTTTTAGCCCAAAAGGTCGTTTCAATATTTTGGCAACTGCGGGTAGAGATGATGCAACTGTCAGATTGTGGAATCTTGATGAGAAGCCATTACTAAAATTCGAGGGACATAAAGGCAAAGTTAAAAGTGTCCGTTTTAATCAAGATGGAACACGAATTGTTACAGCTTCAGATGATGGCACAGTCTGGCTATGGGACGCTAAGGAAAGAAAGCAGTTAATAAAAATTCAGGATGGTCAAGGTAAGGTACAGAGTGTCCGTTTTAGTCCCACCGATGACAATTTAATTGCTACAGCAGGAGATGATGAGTTTATTAGACTGTGGAAATTGAATAAAAAACCGCCAGAAGCAACAGAGTTCAATAGTCATCAAGGCAGTATTGCAACCGTAAATTTTAGCAACGATGGCACAATGCTGTTTAATCAAAAAGTTTCTCGGTCATGA